One window of the Candidatus Chryseobacterium colombiense genome contains the following:
- the pheT gene encoding phenylalanine--tRNA ligase subunit beta: MKISNNWLKDYIKTELKPERIGEFLTDIGLEVEGIEKFESVKGSLEGIVVGKVLTCEKHPNADKLKKTTVEVAKGKVLNIVCGAPNVEAGQTVPVAVVGTKIYDKTGNFFEIKEAKIRGEVSQGMICAEDELGLSEDHGGIMVLDPEKYEVGKNFADYFELTNDEVFEIGLTPNRTDAMSHYGVARDLYAFLSTNQLKSTFEKVSSVVLNNEGSHDFQLEVEDAELCPRYIGAVIEDVKVADSPSWLKDRLKAIGLSPINNVVDITNYILHGYGQPLHAFDADKIADKKVKVGTVKEGTKFTTLDGVERTLNGSEIMIKDGKDNPMCIAGVFGGANSGVSSETKKIFLESAYFNPVAVRKGAKFHGLNTDASFRFERGVDPNITRTAITHAIKLISELAEGKLIGELLEEYPKKIEDSYVIIRFSKIEQILGTKIHREKVKEILKSLEIQVLNEIQNGLEISVPAYRADVTREIDVIEEILRIYGYNKIDAPQKISFTPVKLSANDQDELENNWARTLQSLGFNEVMNNSLTSVKDETDAVKLLNPLSGDLAFMRKSLLEGLLQNAIYNINRKNQDIKFFEFGKIYHKKDKYTERKQLAILVSGREVAENWLQPKSATSFYNLKAYVKVLLERLAIDYKEVALSDDRFSDALAYEVDGKALVRIGKVSAQQLKDFDIDQECFYAEIELEFAQELRSKNELKFKDIPKFNKIRRDLALLIDKTVNYEDLYQTAKKNKSPYIKNINLFDVYEGKNLPEGKKSYAMSFELLNEEKTLEEKEIASVMESLIKSFQKEFNAELRG; the protein is encoded by the coding sequence ATGAAGATATCAAATAACTGGCTTAAAGACTATATCAAAACGGAATTAAAACCTGAAAGAATAGGAGAGTTCCTTACCGATATAGGCCTTGAGGTTGAAGGAATTGAAAAATTTGAAAGTGTAAAAGGCAGCTTGGAAGGGATTGTAGTAGGTAAGGTTTTAACTTGCGAAAAACATCCTAATGCAGATAAACTGAAGAAAACTACGGTAGAAGTAGCAAAAGGAAAAGTTTTGAACATTGTTTGCGGTGCTCCGAATGTGGAAGCCGGGCAAACAGTTCCTGTAGCCGTTGTCGGAACTAAAATCTATGATAAAACCGGAAACTTTTTTGAAATAAAAGAAGCAAAAATCAGAGGAGAGGTTTCTCAGGGAATGATTTGTGCAGAAGATGAATTGGGGCTTAGTGAAGACCACGGAGGAATCATGGTGCTGGATCCGGAAAAATATGAGGTTGGGAAAAATTTCGCAGATTATTTTGAATTGACTAATGATGAGGTTTTCGAAATTGGTTTAACGCCAAACAGAACTGATGCAATGTCTCATTATGGTGTTGCAAGAGATTTGTATGCTTTCCTTTCTACTAATCAGTTAAAATCTACTTTTGAAAAAGTTTCTTCAGTAGTGCTGAATAATGAAGGCTCTCATGATTTCCAATTGGAAGTTGAAGATGCTGAATTGTGTCCAAGATATATCGGAGCGGTAATTGAAGATGTAAAAGTGGCAGACTCTCCTTCTTGGCTGAAAGACAGATTGAAAGCCATCGGATTGAGCCCGATTAATAATGTTGTTGACATTACAAATTATATCCTTCACGGTTACGGTCAACCGCTTCATGCTTTTGATGCAGATAAAATTGCAGACAAAAAAGTGAAAGTAGGAACAGTAAAAGAAGGAACAAAATTCACGACTTTGGATGGGGTGGAAAGAACTTTGAACGGTTCTGAAATCATGATTAAAGACGGAAAAGATAACCCAATGTGTATTGCCGGAGTTTTTGGCGGTGCTAATTCAGGGGTTTCCTCAGAAACAAAAAAAATTTTCTTAGAAAGTGCTTATTTCAATCCTGTTGCGGTAAGAAAAGGAGCTAAGTTCCATGGATTGAATACAGATGCTTCTTTCAGATTTGAAAGAGGAGTAGATCCGAATATTACAAGAACTGCGATTACGCATGCCATTAAATTAATTTCAGAATTGGCAGAAGGTAAATTAATAGGAGAGTTGTTGGAGGAATATCCAAAGAAAATAGAAGACAGCTATGTGATCATCAGATTCTCTAAAATCGAGCAGATTTTAGGGACAAAAATTCACAGAGAAAAAGTAAAGGAAATTTTAAAATCACTTGAAATTCAGGTTTTAAATGAAATTCAGAACGGATTGGAAATTTCTGTTCCTGCTTACAGAGCTGATGTAACTAGAGAAATTGACGTTATTGAAGAAATTTTAAGAATCTACGGATACAACAAAATTGATGCTCCGCAAAAGATTTCATTTACTCCGGTAAAGCTGAGTGCAAACGATCAGGATGAATTAGAAAACAACTGGGCAAGAACTTTGCAAAGCTTAGGTTTCAATGAAGTCATGAACAATTCATTAACTTCCGTAAAAGATGAGACCGATGCCGTTAAGCTATTGAACCCTTTGAGCGGTGATTTGGCATTCATGAGAAAATCTTTACTGGAAGGTCTTCTTCAGAACGCCATCTACAATATCAACAGAAAAAACCAGGATATCAAGTTTTTTGAGTTCGGAAAAATCTATCATAAAAAAGATAAATATACTGAAAGAAAGCAGCTGGCTATTTTAGTTTCAGGAAGAGAAGTAGCTGAAAACTGGTTGCAGCCTAAATCTGCTACAAGTTTTTATAACTTAAAAGCTTATGTAAAAGTTCTTTTGGAAAGACTGGCAATTGATTATAAAGAAGTTGCTTTATCAGACGACAGATTTTCTGATGCTTTAGCTTATGAAGTAGATGGAAAAGCTTTAGTAAGAATCGGGAAAGTTTCTGCTCAGCAATTGAAAGATTTTGACATCGACCAGGAATGCTTCTATGCAGAAATAGAATTGGAATTTGCTCAGGAATTACGTTCTAAAAATGAATTGAAATTTAAGGATATTCCTAAATTCAACAAAATCAGAAGAGACTTAGCGTTATTGATTGATAAGACGGTGAACTACGAAGATCTGTATCAGACGGCTAAAAAGAATAAATCGCCCTACATTAAAAACATTAATTTATTTGACGTATACGAAGGGAAAAACCTTCCGGAAGGCAAGAAGTCTTATGCAATGAGTTTCGAGCTTTTAAACGAAGAAAAAACGTTGGAGGAAAAAGAAATTGCATCAGTGATGGAATCTTTGATTAAATCTTTCCAAAAAGAATTCAATGCTGAATTGAGGGGATAG
- a CDS encoding LytTR family DNA-binding domain-containing protein, translated as MRTLTCLIADDEPMALNLIESYVLKTPFLELKAKCSSAIEAMQVCEKEKDIDLFFLDIQMPELSGLEFSKLLPATSKVIFTTAFDQYAIDGYKVSALDYLLKPFDYNEFLNAAQKARNYFETVPAAEQKTEKKQSFIFVKSEYRQVKIDFSEVLYIEGLKDYVKIYLKDNPKPVLTLTSLKKLEEELPSEDFMRVHRSYIIALSKIEAIERNHIVIGNQQIVIAPNYKKTLMDYIEGKSL; from the coding sequence ATGAGAACACTTACCTGCTTGATTGCTGATGATGAACCGATGGCTTTAAACCTTATAGAAAGTTATGTTCTGAAAACTCCTTTTCTGGAACTAAAGGCAAAATGCAGCAGTGCTATCGAAGCAATGCAGGTGTGTGAAAAGGAAAAAGATATTGATCTTTTCTTTCTGGATATTCAGATGCCCGAACTTTCGGGGTTGGAATTCTCAAAACTACTGCCTGCAACAAGCAAAGTGATCTTTACAACAGCCTTCGATCAGTATGCAATTGACGGTTATAAGGTAAGTGCTCTAGATTATCTTTTAAAACCATTTGACTACAATGAGTTTCTGAATGCTGCTCAAAAAGCAAGAAATTATTTTGAAACGGTACCTGCCGCTGAGCAAAAAACAGAGAAAAAACAAAGTTTTATTTTCGTAAAATCAGAATACAGACAGGTTAAAATTGATTTTTCAGAAGTGCTGTACATCGAAGGACTGAAAGACTACGTTAAAATATATCTCAAAGATAATCCTAAACCTGTTTTAACACTCACGAGCCTGAAAAAGCTTGAAGAAGAATTACCTTCCGAAGACTTTATGAGGGTTCACAGATCCTACATTATTGCTTTAAGTAAAATAGAAGCCATTGAAAGAAATCATATCGTTATCGGAAATCAGCAGATTGTGATTGCTCCGAATTACAAGAAGACACTCATGGATTATATTGAAGGAAAAAGTTTATAA
- a CDS encoding histidine kinase codes for MINLKNKKLEVSIHVLIWLFLFFLPVAFSLGFDGDWLGLFKHFWLQLILLAAIFYLNYLIFVNWLYTDKKLRFVLVNLAVIIVFIIFKHEIFDWIGVQRLRSSGRGRRPPEGFIYFTDFLIYMIPVAFSIAISFGQKMKHAEEIKREADNIKLKSELQHLKYQLQPHFFFNALNNIYSLIDFAPEKAKHSIHSLSKLMRHLLYKTDVEKIKLFDEIDFLNKYIELMTLRLNDNTKVFISFPKIIPNLEIAPLLFISIVENAFKHGVSATQHSDICFKMEIVDDEIHFTASNSNFPKTEMDKSGSGIGVENLKKRLSLLYPGKYEFHSHLNNGMYIAEMKLKIK; via the coding sequence ATGATTAATCTTAAAAATAAAAAATTAGAAGTCAGTATTCATGTATTGATTTGGCTGTTTCTTTTCTTTCTTCCTGTGGCTTTTTCCTTGGGTTTTGATGGTGACTGGTTAGGTCTTTTTAAGCATTTTTGGTTGCAGTTGATTCTTCTCGCAGCTATTTTCTATCTTAATTACTTAATATTTGTCAATTGGCTTTATACCGATAAGAAACTCCGTTTTGTACTGGTAAATCTGGCAGTTATTATTGTATTTATCATTTTTAAACATGAGATTTTTGATTGGATTGGAGTTCAGCGGTTAAGAAGTTCAGGAAGAGGAAGACGCCCACCTGAAGGATTTATTTATTTTACGGACTTTTTGATTTACATGATTCCGGTAGCTTTTTCTATTGCCATAAGTTTCGGACAGAAAATGAAGCACGCAGAAGAAATCAAACGTGAAGCGGATAATATCAAACTGAAATCGGAATTACAGCATTTGAAATATCAGTTACAGCCCCATTTTTTCTTTAATGCTTTAAACAACATCTATTCACTCATTGATTTTGCTCCGGAAAAAGCAAAGCACAGTATCCACAGTTTAAGCAAACTTATGAGACACCTTCTTTACAAAACAGACGTAGAGAAAATAAAACTCTTTGATGAAATCGATTTTTTAAACAAATATATCGAGTTGATGACACTCAGACTGAATGATAATACCAAAGTTTTTATAAGCTTTCCGAAAATCATTCCGAATCTTGAAATTGCGCCTTTACTTTTCATTTCTATAGTAGAGAATGCCTTTAAACATGGAGTTTCGGCAACACAGCATTCCGATATCTGCTTTAAAATGGAAATTGTGGATGATGAAATTCATTTTACCGCTTCCAACTCTAATTTTCCAAAAACAGAAATGGATAAAAGCGGATCCGGAATCGGGGTGGAAAATCTCAAAAAACGATTAAGTCTGCTGTATCCTGGAAAATATGAATTTCACTCTCATCTCAATAACGGAATGTATATTGCAGAAATGAAACTGAAAATAAAATAA
- the dnaN gene encoding DNA polymerase III subunit beta, with protein sequence MKFIISSGELQKALQTVSGVISSSQSRPILENYLFELDGTNVTITASDGETTLVTSLEVKSDDTGKFAVPAKIFQDFIKTYGEQPLTLAVKDNAEGTGSQLEILDEKDNFAVALDNADDYPELPEFDASQSVTMSAGVLSEALTNTLFATSNDSLRPVMTGVLFQFGENETNFVSTDSHRLVVYKRTDLMNAEPMEFIMPKKPLNIFKNILASSNEDVTIDFNENMAKFTFGKHIWICRLIDGKYPNYTAVIPKENPNVLTINRNLLLGAIKRASIMSNKSTNQVRFKLSANILHLHAEDTEYANKADMQIPCDYNGEDINIGFSSKFLTEMLTILGSDDITMKMSQPNRPGIIEPLDGLEDNENILMLSMPVIGL encoded by the coding sequence ATGAAATTTATTATTTCAAGTGGTGAACTGCAGAAGGCGTTACAAACTGTAAGTGGTGTAATATCAAGCTCTCAATCGAGACCTATTTTAGAAAACTATCTTTTTGAATTAGACGGAACCAACGTTACCATTACAGCATCTGATGGCGAAACAACTCTTGTGACTTCTCTTGAAGTGAAGTCTGATGATACGGGGAAATTTGCTGTTCCTGCTAAGATTTTTCAAGATTTTATTAAGACTTACGGAGAGCAGCCTCTTACGTTGGCGGTAAAAGACAATGCGGAAGGAACGGGAAGTCAGCTGGAGATTTTGGATGAAAAAGATAATTTCGCAGTAGCATTAGATAATGCGGATGATTACCCTGAATTGCCGGAATTTGACGCTTCTCAAAGTGTTACCATGTCTGCAGGCGTTTTGTCTGAAGCACTTACCAATACGCTTTTTGCAACAAGTAATGATTCTCTTCGTCCTGTAATGACGGGAGTATTATTCCAGTTTGGAGAAAATGAAACAAACTTTGTTTCTACCGATTCTCACAGACTGGTTGTTTATAAAAGAACAGATTTGATGAATGCCGAACCAATGGAATTCATCATGCCTAAAAAACCGCTGAATATTTTCAAAAATATTTTGGCAAGCTCGAATGAAGACGTTACCATCGACTTCAACGAGAACATGGCTAAGTTTACTTTTGGTAAACATATCTGGATCTGTAGACTGATCGATGGAAAATATCCCAACTATACAGCGGTAATTCCAAAAGAAAATCCAAACGTATTAACGATCAACAGAAACCTTTTATTAGGAGCAATCAAAAGAGCTTCTATTATGTCAAACAAATCTACCAATCAGGTAAGATTTAAGCTGTCTGCAAACATTCTTCACCTTCATGCAGAAGATACGGAATACGCAAACAAGGCAGATATGCAGATTCCTTGCGATTATAACGGAGAAGACATCAATATTGGATTCAGCTCTAAATTCTTAACAGAAATGTTGACTATTCTTGGGTCAGACGATATCACAATGAAAATGTCTCAGCCGAACAGACCGGGAATCATCGAACCGCTTGATGGTCTTGAAGACAACGAAAACATTTTAATGTTATCAATGCCTGTAATCGGATTGTAA
- a CDS encoding diacylglycerol kinase family protein yields the protein MRKPPIHTSFLNAFRGVFLMIKSERNFQIEMLAFGINLFLIFYLKLSSTDTILILTVSFAVLSSEIFNTAIEKLCDIVQPEFDRRIGFIKDIAAGAVILMTILSVVVGILIYWKYIEAIFQHI from the coding sequence ATGCGAAAACCACCAATCCATACAAGTTTTCTAAACGCTTTCCGAGGTGTTTTTTTAATGATAAAAAGTGAAAGAAATTTTCAGATTGAAATGTTAGCTTTTGGTATCAATCTGTTTTTAATTTTTTATTTGAAGCTTTCTTCAACAGATACCATTTTAATTTTAACCGTCTCGTTCGCAGTTTTATCCTCTGAAATTTTCAATACCGCTATAGAAAAACTCTGCGATATTGTACAGCCGGAGTTTGACAGAAGAATTGGTTTTATCAAAGATATTGCTGCAGGAGCTGTTATTTTAATGACAATTTTGTCGGTTGTTGTCGGAATTTTGATCTATTGGAAATATATTGAAGCTATTTTCCAACATATATAA
- a CDS encoding gamma-glutamylcyclotransferase, protein MKGFKLEMLEITDPEVLRKSNQKYHPILVFSGNVEDEVEGVLFEVTEEEILKADEYEVDDYKRIETFFKSGKSGFIYVGK, encoded by the coding sequence TTGAAGGGCTTTAAACTTGAAATGCTGGAAATCACAGATCCTGAAGTTTTACGAAAAAGTAATCAGAAATACCATCCGATTTTAGTGTTTTCCGGAAATGTAGAGGATGAGGTAGAAGGTGTTTTATTTGAAGTTACAGAAGAAGAAATTCTAAAAGCCGACGAATATGAAGTGGATGATTATAAAAGAATAGAAACATTTTTTAAATCAGGAAAGTCAGGATTTATATATGTTGGAAAATAG
- a CDS encoding GDSL-type esterase/lipase family protein, which produces MKKMMYGLFFGDSITYGEYDGVFGGWVDILKRYALQKYNEGSNELIIFNLGIGGETTGGLLKRMPYEMEARNAADGNIIFIGYGANDLAMKEGVQMVNPEKFETNILAAIQEAKKYSDDIYLVSILPFSKNVDGVVVASGKLRTNHEVLVYNQILKNIADENSLHYVDFYSAFLEDKEILLSADGVHPNEKGYGIMAEIAIPIIEKYL; this is translated from the coding sequence ATGAAAAAGATGATGTACGGATTGTTCTTCGGAGACAGCATTACTTACGGAGAATACGATGGCGTTTTTGGCGGTTGGGTAGATATTCTGAAAAGATATGCCCTGCAAAAATACAATGAGGGCAGTAATGAATTGATTATTTTCAATCTCGGAATCGGTGGCGAAACAACGGGAGGTTTGTTAAAAAGAATGCCTTACGAAATGGAAGCAAGAAATGCTGCAGATGGAAATATCATTTTCATTGGTTATGGAGCCAATGATCTGGCTATGAAAGAAGGAGTTCAGATGGTAAATCCGGAAAAGTTTGAAACGAATATTTTGGCTGCCATTCAGGAAGCAAAAAAATATTCCGATGATATTTATTTGGTGAGCATTCTGCCTTTTTCTAAAAACGTAGATGGAGTTGTTGTTGCTTCAGGAAAGCTGAGAACAAATCATGAAGTTTTGGTTTACAATCAAATTTTAAAAAATATCGCAGATGAAAATTCATTACATTATGTTGATTTTTATTCTGCTTTTTTAGAAGATAAAGAAATTTTACTTTCGGCTGATGGCGTTCATCCTAATGAAAAAGGCTATGGAATAATGGCTGAAATTGCAATCCCAATTATTGAAAAATATCTGTAA
- a CDS encoding ribonuclease inhibitor, with the protein MELNTSNNNKKKMTVINGSHFSNLEGFYEEVSQLFMKNEDWKVGTLDGFNDVLYGVKTDIIWKNSQKSKEDLGFTATKEFYQNKIRIGKLFNVKLIQQNWN; encoded by the coding sequence ATGGAGTTGAATACTTCAAATAACAATAAAAAGAAAATGACTGTCATCAATGGCAGTCATTTTTCAAATCTGGAAGGTTTCTACGAAGAAGTTTCTCAACTTTTTATGAAAAATGAGGATTGGAAAGTAGGAACTTTGGACGGGTTCAATGATGTTTTGTATGGAGTAAAAACTGATATTATCTGGAAAAATTCACAAAAATCAAAAGAAGATCTGGGTTTTACTGCAACAAAAGAATTTTATCAAAATAAAATTCGAATTGGAAAGCTTTTTAATGTAAAATTAATTCAGCAAAACTGGAATTGA
- a CDS encoding phosphoribosylformylglycinamidine synthase, giving the protein MSQNKRIFVEKRGIFDVESPKIFDEVKAVVPSIQSVKVYNVYDIFGLNDGEFEKVVNSTFVDPVTDILIEENPAQGIYFALEFLPGQYDQRADSAQQCIALLTGNENSKVRSGKLIEFEGVSESDLVKIKDLLINKVESQEKDLSILDIPAEETPSKVIVHENFISFDDAQLEEFFNKHGFALGLDDLKFIQEYFKSENRNPTETELKVLDTYWSDHCRHTTFETELSNIEFEGQFKHTLETIFNDYIEKRKFLGRELKPISLMDLATVCGRYFHKTGNLENLVVSDEINACTIQIEAEYDGKKEPWYLLFKNETHNHPTEIEPFGGASTCLGGAIRDPLSGRSFVFQAMRLTGAADVLESVDQTLPGKLPQKTITKQAANGYSSYGNQIGLATTMVSEIYDEGYKAKRMEVGFVAGAVPVDWVRREKPEAGDSIIILGGATGRDGVGGASGSSKEQDETSIHTMSSEVQKGNAVEERKIQRLFRNSEVTRLIKKSNDFGAGGVSVAIGEIADSLEVNLDVLPLKYEGLNGTELAISESQERMAVVVEPKDKEQFIKFCEAENIVAVEVAKVTDSGRMQMFWKGDKIVDLSRAFLDTNGCSKSQEVKITHLNEVKEETPAFNEENFLKILSDKNVASQKGLLEMFDSSIGATTVAMPLGGKYQQTLMEGSVQTLPIIGAKNIETVSLASWGFDAEISKQNSLLGASYAVVESVAKIVAMGGDYKNIRFSFQEYFEKLGQNPEKWGKPLASLLGAYDAQINFGLAAIGGKDSMSGTYQDLNVPPTLISFACANGEKKNIISPEFKTEGNKIYFFNHIAQENRLPNYDALKTVYEFIFENIKAGKIVSVKTVKEGGVAVALAKMSFGNRLGAEVTVDESVLLAKNIGSLIIESKEELSSVSLHLIGEVVADEVLTINNQPTTINKLLAANTNTFENLFPTIEKEKITVEIDEKLNSINPRNIIIKKHGIAQPKVFAPVFPGTNCEYDTLNAFAKEGAAISSLPLININHQLLDESIDAWVEEIKTSQILAFSGGFSAGDEPDGSAKFIVNVLKNEKMRNAVHELLDRDGMIIGICNGFQALVKSGLLPYGRIKDLDENSPTLAHNAIRRHISQMVNVKVLNDESPWLKGMKGQVYTIPISHGEGRFMASEAEIQKLYENGQIATQYLDLEGNIAHGMPFNPNNSLFGIEGVTSPDGKIFGRMGHPERFAEGLMKNIPTANYHNIFKNGVEYFK; this is encoded by the coding sequence ATGTCTCAAAACAAAAGAATTTTCGTAGAAAAAAGAGGAATTTTCGATGTGGAAAGTCCAAAAATTTTTGATGAAGTAAAAGCGGTGGTTCCGTCTATCCAAAGCGTAAAAGTGTATAACGTTTACGATATTTTTGGATTAAATGACGGTGAGTTCGAAAAAGTGGTTAACAGTACTTTTGTAGATCCGGTTACTGATATTTTAATCGAGGAGAATCCTGCGCAGGGAATTTATTTCGCCTTAGAATTTTTACCTGGCCAATACGATCAGCGTGCGGATTCCGCTCAACAGTGTATTGCTTTATTGACTGGAAATGAGAATTCTAAAGTAAGAAGCGGAAAACTAATCGAATTTGAAGGTGTTTCGGAATCTGATCTAGTAAAAATAAAAGACCTTTTAATCAATAAAGTGGAATCTCAGGAAAAAGATTTATCAATTTTAGACATTCCTGCAGAAGAAACACCGTCAAAAGTAATTGTTCATGAAAATTTCATCAGTTTTGATGATGCTCAGCTTGAAGAATTCTTTAATAAACATGGTTTTGCATTAGGTTTAGACGATTTAAAATTTATTCAGGAATATTTTAAATCCGAGAACAGAAATCCTACGGAAACTGAACTTAAAGTTTTAGATACCTATTGGAGCGATCACTGTCGTCACACAACATTTGAAACAGAGTTGTCAAATATTGAATTTGAAGGACAGTTCAAGCATACATTGGAAACGATTTTCAATGATTATATCGAGAAAAGAAAATTCTTAGGTCGCGAATTGAAACCAATTTCTTTAATGGATTTGGCGACAGTTTGCGGAAGATATTTCCATAAAACAGGTAATTTAGAAAACCTAGTTGTTTCAGATGAAATCAACGCTTGTACCATCCAGATCGAAGCTGAATACGATGGTAAAAAAGAACCTTGGTATTTATTATTCAAAAATGAAACGCACAATCACCCTACGGAAATCGAACCTTTTGGTGGGGCTTCAACTTGTTTAGGAGGAGCGATCAGAGATCCTTTGTCCGGACGTTCTTTCGTTTTCCAGGCGATGAGATTAACGGGTGCTGCAGATGTGTTGGAGTCTGTTGATCAGACTTTGCCGGGTAAATTACCTCAAAAAACAATCACAAAACAGGCTGCAAACGGATATTCTTCTTACGGTAATCAAATTGGTTTGGCAACTACGATGGTTTCTGAAATCTACGATGAAGGTTACAAAGCAAAAAGAATGGAAGTTGGTTTCGTTGCTGGAGCGGTTCCTGTGGATTGGGTAAGACGTGAAAAACCTGAAGCTGGTGATTCTATCATTATTTTGGGTGGTGCGACTGGTCGAGACGGAGTTGGTGGAGCGAGCGGAAGTTCAAAAGAACAGGATGAAACTTCGATCCACACGATGAGTTCTGAAGTTCAGAAAGGAAATGCCGTTGAAGAACGTAAAATACAAAGATTATTCAGAAATTCTGAAGTAACGAGACTGATTAAAAAATCAAACGATTTCGGAGCCGGAGGTGTTTCTGTGGCCATCGGTGAAATCGCTGATTCTTTGGAAGTTAATCTTGATGTTTTACCTTTAAAATATGAAGGTTTGAACGGAACCGAGCTTGCTATTTCTGAATCTCAGGAAAGAATGGCAGTTGTGGTTGAACCAAAAGATAAAGAACAATTTATCAAATTCTGTGAAGCTGAAAACATTGTAGCTGTTGAGGTGGCTAAAGTGACCGATTCAGGAAGAATGCAGATGTTCTGGAAAGGCGATAAAATCGTTGATCTATCAAGAGCATTCCTTGATACGAACGGTTGTTCAAAAAGTCAGGAAGTTAAAATTACGCACCTTAATGAAGTAAAAGAAGAAACTCCTGCATTTAATGAAGAGAATTTCTTAAAAATATTAAGCGATAAAAATGTAGCTTCCCAAAAAGGCTTGTTGGAAATGTTTGATTCATCAATCGGTGCGACTACGGTTGCGATGCCTTTAGGTGGGAAATACCAACAGACTTTGATGGAGGGAAGTGTTCAAACATTGCCAATTATCGGAGCAAAAAATATCGAAACAGTTTCTTTGGCGAGTTGGGGATTCGATGCGGAGATTTCTAAACAGAATTCTTTGTTGGGAGCTTCTTACGCAGTGGTAGAAAGTGTTGCTAAAATCGTTGCGATGGGTGGCGATTATAAAAATATCAGATTCAGTTTCCAGGAATATTTTGAAAAATTAGGGCAAAATCCTGAAAAATGGGGAAAACCTTTGGCTTCACTTTTAGGAGCTTATGATGCTCAGATCAATTTCGGTTTAGCGGCAATCGGAGGAAAAGATTCAATGAGTGGAACGTATCAGGATCTGAATGTTCCGCCAACGTTGATTTCTTTCGCTTGTGCAAACGGAGAAAAGAAAAATATTATCTCTCCTGAATTTAAAACTGAAGGGAATAAAATCTATTTCTTCAATCATATCGCTCAGGAAAACAGACTTCCGAATTATGATGCTTTAAAAACTGTTTACGAATTTATTTTCGAAAACATCAAAGCTGGAAAAATCGTTTCTGTGAAAACGGTGAAAGAAGGCGGTGTTGCAGTTGCTTTGGCAAAAATGAGCTTCGGAAACAGATTAGGTGCTGAAGTTACGGTTGATGAATCTGTTTTATTAGCTAAAAATATCGGTAGCTTAATTATTGAATCTAAAGAAGAATTAAGCTCTGTGAGCCTTCATTTGATAGGAGAAGTTGTTGCTGATGAAGTTTTAACCATCAACAATCAACCAACAACTATCAATAAACTTCTAGCTGCCAACACAAATACATTTGAAAATCTCTTCCCAACAATTGAAAAAGAAAAAATAACAGTTGAGATCGACGAGAAATTAAACTCGATCAATCCAAGAAATATCATTATTAAAAAACACGGAATTGCTCAGCCAAAAGTATTTGCACCGGTTTTCCCGGGAACAAACTGTGAATATGATACTTTGAACGCTTTCGCAAAAGAAGGAGCTGCGATCAGTAGTCTGCCTTTGATCAACATCAATCACCAGTTATTGGATGAAAGTATTGATGCTTGGGTAGAAGAAATCAAAACTTCTCAGATTCTGGCGTTCTCAGGAGGTTTTTCTGCAGGTGACGAGCCGGATGGTTCTGCAAAATTCATTGTCAACGTTTTGAAAAACGAAAAAATGAGAAATGCAGTTCACGAATTGCTGGACAGAGACGGGATGATTATCGGGATCTGTAACGGATTCCAGGCTTTAGTTAAATCAGGATTATTGCCTTACGGTAGAATTAAAGATTTAGATGAAAATTCTCCGACTTTGGCTCATAACGCAATCAGAAGACACATTTCTCAAATGGTCAATGTGAAAGTTCTCAACGATGAATCGCCTTGGCTAAAAGGAATGAAAGGTCAAGTTTACACCATTCCGATTTCTCACGGTGAAGGTCGTTTTATGGCTTCGGAAGCGGAAATTCAGAAGTTGTATGAAAACGGACAAATTGCAACTCAATATTTAGATTTAGAAGGAAACATTGCTCACGGAATGCCATTCAATCCAAATAATTCATTGTTCGGAATTGAAGGTGTCACAAGTCCGGACGGAAAGATTTTCGGTAGAATGGGACATCCGGAACGTTTTGCAGAAGGATTGATGAAAAATATTCCAACCGCGAATTACCACAATATCTTTAAAAATGGAGTTGAATACTTCAAATAA